The genomic region ATTCATGAGCAGAAGCTGCTTGATATGTTGGATGAAGAACGCCTGCATTACGTGGGCGATATTGTATTGGGCATGAACGATGCGCTTGTAGAGCTTACCGGCGCTCTGGCGGGATATACGCTTGCGATGCAAAACACTCACATCATTGCGATGGCAGGATTGATTACGGGCATCTCCGCGACACTTTCGATGACGGCTTCTGGATATCTTTCATCCCGTGAGGCGGGGCAAAAAAACGCGGTCAAATCAGCCGCTTATACGGGGCTTGCCTATCTGGTTACTGTTACGCTGCTGATTACTCCATATCTGCTATCTCCACCGGGCGGATATCTTTGGGCATTGGGTATAACACTGCTGATCGCCGTTGCTATCATCGCCGGCTTTAATTTTTATGTCTCCATCGCAAAAGGCAGACCATTCCGGCGCAATTTTTTCGTAATGGCCGGTATCACCATGGGCGTTGCAGCAATTTCCTTTGCGATCGGGTTGATAGTCAAAAATGTCTTGGGAATTGATTTGTAGATGTTGCGAAGGAGCTTCAACAATAGGGAAATAGAAAGGATGAGCAGTATAAAAGAAAACATTCATGATTTTACTGTGAAGAATAGCAAAGACGAAACTGTATCCCTGTCCCAATACAGGGGAAAGGTATTGTTCGTTGTAAATACGGCAACTAAATGCGGCTTAACGCCGCAATACGAAGCGTTGGAAACTCTATATCAAAAACACAAGGAAGAAGGCTTTGAGATTCCTGACTTTCCCTGCAAGCAATTTCTAAGCCAACCACCAGAGACAGATGAAAAAATCGAGGAATTTTGTACGGTGAATTATCATACAACATTTCCCCGTTTCGCCAAAATTGATGTAAGCGGCAAAAACGCCGATCCTCTTTTTATCTGGCTGAAGGAGCAGGCACCGGAGGATTAAGACGATAAGAATACTGATTCTTTTGAAAGCAAAGTTAAAGTATTAAAGCCTTTTGCAAAACCTGGTGATACAAAATGGAATTTTGGGAAATTTCTGATTGCCAGAAATGGCAATGTTAAAGCACGCTATCCATCTGCCTACAGACCCGAACAACTGGAAAATGATATAAAAGAACTGCTGTGATGAATAATGTTGTATGGATGACAAAGAGGAGGCAAACCACAAAAAGAGACCAAGCATCGCTGACTGTCCAATCAATCGGTCAGCATTGTATTAATGCCAGAAAACTGCATCATTGTAAACGGAACTGCTGGTATCAATCAGTTTAGTGATAGGGCTTAAATTTTTCGTTAAAAATGCAGGGGCAGTACTTTGCAGAGGACGTAAGCAGCTTTGCTTAAAACGTTTACCCATCCTTGTGCTATGCTTGTAATGTTAATCAGCA from Veillonellales bacterium harbors:
- a CDS encoding redoxin domain-containing protein; the protein is MSSIKENIHDFTVKNSKDETVSLSQYRGKVLFVVNTATKCGLTPQYEALETLYQKHKEEGFEIPDFPCKQFLSQPPETDEKIEEFCTVNYHTTFPRFAKIDVSGKNADPLFIWLKEQAPED
- a CDS encoding VIT1/CCC1 transporter family protein, whose amino-acid sequence is METKLNVSYLKMLQQQEIDGAALYHEIAQLTKNESERETLLGISNEEYKHAAVFEKYTGCKRKPRHFRLFCYTLAARIFGYTFIIKLLERGEDLGIKAYEKEAARIPELKQILDEEEIHEQKLLDMLDEERLHYVGDIVLGMNDALVELTGALAGYTLAMQNTHIIAMAGLITGISATLSMTASGYLSSREAGQKNAVKSAAYTGLAYLVTVTLLITPYLLSPPGGYLWALGITLLIAVAIIAGFNFYVSIAKGRPFRRNFFVMAGITMGVAAISFAIGLIVKNVLGIDL